TTCGAGTGCCTCTGACGCGGCCCAGTAGGCCAACGTCGCGGAAAAACTCGATATGCATAAGCCCGACGCCACAGCATGGCTGCTGTCACAGGCATGCTTTGAACACGAATGGCCCGACCAGCGAAAAAGATTGAAATGCCCTTCCACaccctgcagctgctcacACCGTCACTCGGCCAGATCCGCTATTCTAAACCCGAATCTAGAATCGCCTGAGCACCGATTATTCTACATGCCGTGCGCATCCGTATCCCGAATCCCCTAGGCATCTTCATCCTGAATTCCCAAAGCATTTTCTTCCTGAATCCCCAGGCACCCGCGTGCTGAATCCCCTATCCTACATTCGCTGAACGACCCTCATCGCGCACCCGTCCCCATTTCCAGAGCAGCACCCGTTTGCGAGTTTCAAGTGTCGACACACTGACCGGTGaaaaggcgcgagcggctgcgaccCACAGGCACCGGTACCGCTCAGTTAGTTCCCGGGCAACACTGCCCCTTTCGAGTTTTCCCTTTGTCACACGGCAAGTGACGGCAGTCCACCGTCGGCACACTAGTGAAAAATACTGGCCGAAGATACCCAGAAGCCGCAAGGAGTGCGGGCCGCGTCAAAAGACGCGTCCACGTGCACCCGACATCGGCTTGAACCGCTCGCGCGGACCCCCATTGGGCGCAGCACTCCGCAGTTGCTGACGATTTCATCCATCGCCTTGATCCCTCTAAAATCGCCGCCACCTGAAactctcgctgccttcgtcatcccctctctcccccccttgAATCACTCTCCCTCTTGAACGCCGCCCACTTGACTTGCTTGTGTTGCCCCGGCGACTTCGATGGGCTCCGTGGGTATTTCGCTGGGCTCCGGAGGTGTTTCGCTGACCTCCGGAGATTGGGTGCCGGTACCGGAGGATTGCTCGCCGGACGTCGGGGGATTTATGTCGGAATCCGGGGTCACTTGGTAGGACTCGGGGTTTCCTACGTCGGGAGCCGGGACTAATACTTCGGAGTCCGGTTTTATCCCTTCGGTGTGCGAGTTGTTTTCGTCAGTCAACGGCTTGTTTTAACCGGTCTCTCCCTGATTTACCTCCTCGTTCTCCCCCGGAGCTGTTCCGTCGTCCTCCCCCGGGGCTTCTCCCCCTGCCCCCGGGGTTGCCTCACCGCTCCCCTGGGTTATTCCGCCGGCCTCCGGCACAGGCGAACCCGCCGTCACGCGCTCGCAGCGTGGCTGCGCTTCCCTGACCAGCGTGTACCCTGAGCCGCACCGGCAGGTGTACCCTGTGAGCGCCGACACACACACGTTTCCGTCCGCGGGCGGGCCGCAGGGATCTCCGTCGCAAAAGCTCCAGCGGACGCAGTACTGTTTGTTCTCGGACGTGACAGCGACTTGGAAGCCCTGTCTGCACTCGCAGCTCCACGAGCCGGCACTCGACGACGTGCACCGCGCCACACCCTCCGAgggtccgcaggcgccgtaGTCGCACGGGCTTTGGTCCGTGCATTTTTTGATGAATTTGTTGTACGCGAAGCCCTCGTTACACATGCAACTGGCGCTCAAGTCATCTGTGACAACGCAGCTGTGAACTGCTTCAGGCTCGCCACAGGCGTCGCCAGCACACGGGTCGACGACGCACTGCGGCCCGCCtcccgagggcgcgccgccccggaCCAAGTAGCCCTCGGAGCACTGGCACTGGTAGCCGAAGGCTGCCGACTTGTCCCGCACACAGGTGCCGTGCTGACACTGCTGGTAGCACGTATCTGTGACGCAGTTCTCGAGCACCGCGCCCTCTGGGGACTCGAACGTGTCTCTGGTGTGTCCCTTTGGACAGGAACACGTGTACTCGTTCACCACCTGCTGCACGGCGTCGCCCGGGTCACACACGCTTTCGGATAGAATCTGGCAGGACGCGCCATTGAAGTAGTAGCCCCAGGCACACTCACACTCGTAGTTCTTTCCGCCGGTGTTGCGGCACTCGTGGAGCTCCTCACTCGGCCCGCACGGGTGAACCTTGCACGGATCGTCGCGACAGATCGGACCCGACTCAGTCTCTGCGACGCTATACATCCCCGTGCACTCGCAGACGTAGCCAAAGTCCGCCGTCCGGTCGCGCGTGCATTCTCCGGGCGCGCATTTACCGAGGCAGGGGTCTTTCACGCAGCGCTGCAGAGTCACGTTGCCGGCGCCAGTGAAGGTTTCCATTATGTACTCCTCGGGACAGGTGCATGCGTACGCGTTGTTcactgcgtcgcctgccagCTCGCCCGGCTCGCAGAGCTCGTTGGTCGGCACTTTGCAGGTCGTCCCGTTGAAGAAATGACCCGCGGCACAGGTGCACGCGTAGTTCATCCCGCCCTGGTTGGCGCACTGGTGACCGGCTGCGGTCGACCCGCAAGGGTTTGAGGAGCATGGATCTGCCACGCAgtgctcgccgtcctccgtcGAGCGGACGGAGTACCCTGGAGAGCACGAACATTTGTAGCCTCCCGGCGCCGAGTCATCCGCCGAGCACGAGCCGTGTTGGCACTTCTCGAAGCACGCATCCTTTTTGCACCGCTGGAACATGAGCGACCCCTTGGGGGAGGGGAACTCCTCCACAAGGAATCCGTTGGGACAGGTGCACGCGTAGGTGTTGGGCTGCGGATTCTGCACCACGGCCAGCTCGCCGGGATCGCACAGGTCGTCcgtggcgaggagacactTCGTCCCGTCGTAATAGTAGCGGctcgcgcacacgcagctgTACTCGGTCTCGCTCTCAGTGATGCACTGGTGCGGCGGGCCTTCTCCGCAAGGCTTCAAAGTGCAAGGGTCTTTTTTGCAGAACTCGCCCTCCTCACCATCGGACACAGAGAAGCCGGGGTCGCACTGACATGCGAAGCCGTGCGTACGAGAGGAGTCCCGGGAGCACACCCCGTTCGCACACTTGCCATCGCATATGCTTTTCACGCAGCGCTGCAAAGTCACGTTGCCCGCAACCGTGAAGTCTTCCTCCACGTACTTATCTGGACAGCTACACGTGTACGCGTTCGGGGtcagcgcggcgacggtcCCAGGCTGGCACACGGCGTCTTCGACGCGCTTGCAGGACGTCCCGTCGAAGTAGAATCCCATCTCGCAGGTGCAGACGTAGCCCGGGTCGCTGTCCGCTCCGCGGCATGTGtgtccctccgccgcgtctccacAAGGATGTTCCGCGCAGACGTCTTTCTTGCAGTACTCGCCCTCGGGGCCTGTGGCGACGTCGTACCCGTCGTCGCAGTGGCAGCTGTAGCCCCACCGACTAAAGAAGGCGCTCACGCATGTGCCGTTGGCGCACTTGTTCAAGCACACCGCTTTAATACATTTTTGCTGGGTGACGTCCTCCGCGACTGGAACGTCCTCAGCAGCGTAGCCGCTCGGGCACTTACAGGTATACTCGTTCGGCCGCTTCTGCGTGCCCAGCGAGCCCGGCGAGCAGAGCGTCGAGGAGAAGGGTAGACACGTTTTCCCGTTGTAGTAGTACTTGGATTTGCAGACACACGAATACTCCATGCCCTCTTTGTTTGTGCAGACGTGTCCCTGGCCTTCAGGACCGCAAGGGGAGACTGAGCAGGGATCTGCCTGGCAACTCtctcccgcgggcgcctgcagcacggAGTACTTCTCTGGGCACTCGCACGTGTAGCTGGGAGGCGAGCCTTCCAGTCGAGTGCAGTCGCCCGGCTCGCATTTGCCGAAGCAGATGTCTTTAACGCACCGTTCCAACGTGACGCCACCGTTGCCTTCAAACTCCTCACGCCTGTATCCACCTGGACAACTGCAAACGTAGCTGTTGAGTTTTGTTTCGTCGCCCAGCCGGCCTGGCGAACACATCTCGTCCGTCGCTGCTTCGCATGCATTGCCGTTGAAGAAGTACCCATTTGCACACCGGCACGAGTAACTCGAATCGCCCAGGCTCCTGCACGTGTGCCCCACAtacggcgcgccgcagggatTCGCCAAGCAGGGATTCTTCCTGCATTCTTCTCCGGCTTCGCCCACCGCGACGGAGTATCCATCTGGGCAGTCGCACGCGTACCCGTAGGGAGACGCCAGGGAGCGGCTGCACGTCCCTGGGCCGCACTTGCCCGCGCAGGACCCGACGACGCACCTCTGCAGGGTCACGTTGCCCGGCGCTGGGAAGGATTCCACCTCCGCCTGAGGCGGACAGACACAAGTGTACTCGTTCGTCGTGGTCTGCGGCCCTATCGTGCCAGGCGAGCAGAGCGCGTCGGTCGCGGCCTCACAGGAGCTCCCGTTAAGGTAGAATCCcggcgcgcacacgcaggagTAGCTCAAGCCGTCGGCGGTGCTGCTGCACTTGTGTCCATCAGCCTTATCCCCGCAGGGGTGCTTCGCACACGGATCCGCCTTGCAGTACTGCCCTTGCTCTCCAACTGCAGCTGTGTAGCCCACGGGGCAACTGCATGCGAAGCCCGCTTCGGGTCCCTCGCTCGGCGTGCACGTGCCAGGCAGGCACTTGGCGAAGCACGGATCCTCCGTGCACCTCTGCAGGATCACGCCTCCACTCTCGTAGCTCTGGGCGCGGTACCTTTGCGGACAGACGCAACTATACACGTTGGGCTTCTGCTGCACGCCGAGCACGCCTGGTCGGCACTGCGCGTCCGACGCCTCGAGGCACGTTTGGCCGTCAAAGAAGAAGCCCAACGCACAGCGACACGTGTAGCCCGACTCCTCTGTGTCTGTG
This portion of the Besnoitia besnoiti strain Bb-Ger1 chromosome VII, whole genome shotgun sequence genome encodes:
- a CDS encoding EGF family domain-containing protein (encoded by transcript BESB_076820), encoding MRVRHWGCRLGQLLVAGGFLVLWAGQGGSAVRWKGYQPRLQAAVPPQGVRGEIDSRRISTEQRERGSTDFGQESALDDEAPLSALEAQIIYTGTGSCSSSPCGQDAYCKDYASGFGCTCHLGFFWDGKTCISIRQHHLCAPGHPQDYVVQNVYSCVCPSGYSTGTATLSNGATVETCMRAAACEPGYYFDGTTCKLATDQLCAPGKLGAQTESGGFTCVCPEGYETQTDTISRNVSVQRCVEDPCTNKCKPGTCRRDTDSELGYACQCLDGYTLKTTAEGQSCEQDPCSKHPCGADSQHHKCTNKGGEVYSCVCAPGYTFNGTTCTIAAADLCDPGTVQPAGDTGGYTCSCPAGYQAQDVVGSDSEGVPRQRCAEDVCYRKCDNGTCVPKSPSTLAGAKYTCSCNKGFTLVEGDKDSRCERDPCAGNPCGPAEDQHVCRRTEDDVGYACKCAPGYTFNGTTCTIAAADLCDPGTVQPAGDTGGYTCSCPAGYQAQDVVGSDSEGVPRQRCAEDVCYRKCDNGTCVPKSPSTLAGAKYTCSCNKGFTLVEGDKDSRCERDPCAGNPCGPAEDQHVCRRTEDDVGYACKCASGFFFNETTCTRATNELCSPGELGEQGKVNEYTCACPPEWVAESFTAAGNVTLQRCSRDVCVGKCSPGDCVAASDNASYTCECPKAHRVAVGADGGEVCRVSACAADPCGAAEAGHECTDTEESGYTCRCALGFFFDGQTCLEASDAQCRPGVLGVQQKPNVYSCVCPQRYRAQSYESGGVILQRCTEDPCFAKCLPGTCTPSEGPEAGFACSCPVGYTAAVGEQGQYCKADPCAKHPCGDKADGHKCSSTADGLSYSCVCAPGFYLNGSSCEAATDALCSPGTIGPQTTTNEYTCVCPPQAEVESFPAPGNVTLQRCVVGSCAGKCGPGTCSRSLASPYGYACDCPDGYSVAVGEAGEECRKNPCLANPCGAPYVGHTCRSLGDSSYSCRCANGYFFNGNACEAATDEMCSPGRLGDETKLNSYVCSCPGGYRREEFEGNGGVTLERCVKDICFGKCEPGDCTRLEGSPPSYTCECPEKYSVLQAPAGESCQADPCSVSPCGPEGQGHVCTNKEGMEYSCVCKSKYYYNGKTCLPFSSTLCSPGSLGTQKRPNEYTCKCPSGYAAEDVPVAEDVTQQKCIKAVCLNKCANGTCVSAFFSRWGYSCHCDDGYDVATGPEGEYCKKDVCAEHPCGDAAEGHTCRGADSDPGYVCTCEMGFYFDGTSCKRVEDAVCQPGTVAALTPNAYTCSCPDKYVEEDFTVAGNVTLQRCVKSICDGKCANGVCSRDSSRTHGFACQCDPGFSVSDGEEGEFCKKDPCTLKPCGEGPPHQCITESETEYSCVCASRYYYDGTKCLLATDDLCDPGELAVVQNPQPNTYACTCPNGFLVEEFPSPKGSLMFQRCKKDACFEKCQHGSCSADDSAPGGYKCSCSPGYSVRSTEDGEHCVADPCSSNPCGSTAAGHQCANQGGMNYACTCAAGHFFNGTTCKVPTNELCEPGELAGDAVNNAYACTCPEEYIMETFTGAGNVTLQRCVKDPCLGKCAPGECTRDRTADFGYVCECTGMYSVAETESGPICRDDPCKVHPCGPSEELHECRNTGGKNYECECAWGYYFNGASCQILSESVCDPGDAVQQVVNEYTCSCPKGHTRDTFESPEGAVLENCVTDTCYQQCQHGTCVRDKSAAFGYQCQCSEGYLVRGGAPSGGGPQCVVDPCAGDACGEPEAVHSCVVTDDLSASCMCNEGFAYNKFIKKCTDQSPCDYGACGPSEGVARCTSSSAGSWSCECRQGFQVAVTSENKQYCVRWSFCDGDPCGPPADGNVCVSALTGYTCRCGSGYTLVREAQPRCERVTAGSPVPEAGGITQGSGEATPGAGGEAPGEDDGTAPGENEEVNQGETG